A single window of Nocardia sp. NBC_01327 DNA harbors:
- a CDS encoding helix-turn-helix domain-containing protein, translated as MRQEHYPTLDYADFPSIVIPLESATGLVTHVHPQHQLTWAAEGVLTMVAEECRWVVQRARALWIPGGTPHSVVPAASAEMLSLYFEAADCPLDWRQPTVVDASGLIGPLMTYLSTLPNHVPDRRARGNAVLWDLMVPMPATVMPVVLPTDPGARRVALALKENPADARSLDMWARELSVSARTLSRRFRSETGTSFERWRALERLNSALPLLGAGQPISRVARAVGYTTASSFITAFRREIGTTPAVFFGGSGTDLGSSAGGVATRAAG; from the coding sequence ATGCGGCAGGAGCACTACCCCACCCTCGACTACGCGGATTTTCCGAGCATTGTGATTCCGCTGGAGTCCGCGACCGGGCTGGTGACGCATGTGCACCCGCAGCATCAGCTGACCTGGGCGGCGGAGGGTGTGCTCACGATGGTGGCCGAGGAGTGCCGGTGGGTGGTGCAGCGGGCGCGGGCGCTCTGGATTCCCGGTGGGACACCCCATTCCGTGGTGCCTGCGGCCTCAGCTGAGATGTTGTCGCTGTATTTCGAGGCGGCCGATTGTCCACTGGATTGGCGGCAGCCCACCGTCGTCGACGCCTCGGGGCTGATCGGTCCCCTGATGACGTATCTCTCGACGCTGCCGAACCACGTGCCCGACCGGCGTGCTCGCGGCAATGCGGTGCTGTGGGATCTGATGGTTCCCATGCCGGCGACGGTGATGCCGGTGGTGCTGCCGACCGACCCCGGTGCGCGCCGAGTCGCGCTCGCGCTCAAGGAGAATCCCGCGGACGCGCGCAGTCTCGATATGTGGGCCCGGGAACTGTCGGTCTCGGCGCGTACGCTGTCGCGACGTTTCCGGTCCGAGACCGGTACCAGCTTCGAGCGCTGGCGAGCGCTCGAGCGCCTCAACTCCGCTTTGCCGTTGCTCGGTGCGGGACAGCCGATTTCGCGGGTCGCCCGGGCGGTCGGCTACACCACGGCGAGTTCGTTCATCACCGCGTTCCGCCGCGAAATCGGTACCACCCCGGCGGTGTTCTTCGGTGGGAGCGGTACCGATCTCGGCAGCAGCGCAGGCGGTGTGGCTACCCGAGCCGCCGGGTAG
- a CDS encoding DUF6879 family protein, which translates to MQQLDIEEVNNLIRSSKNEAFHLELLDDYESPGGDQPYRNWLAGGIEDDYAWFQDWLSLVRESTARGVTMRRARVVTVPLTDYQRWMLEITRHNVDAGEEIRYLPRHLADRLQLGTDDWWLLDDAIVSFTTFDPAGNWVGGAVTNDPRIVAYCQGIRDYAWGSAVPYLDFRESGAQ; encoded by the coding sequence GTGCAGCAGCTTGACATTGAAGAAGTCAATAATCTGATTCGCAGCAGCAAGAACGAGGCCTTTCACCTTGAGTTGCTGGACGACTACGAGTCACCTGGAGGTGATCAGCCGTATCGGAACTGGCTGGCCGGAGGCATCGAGGACGATTACGCCTGGTTCCAGGACTGGCTGAGCCTGGTGCGAGAGAGCACCGCTCGCGGCGTGACGATGCGCCGGGCTCGGGTCGTCACAGTCCCTCTCACTGATTACCAACGGTGGATGCTGGAGATCACCCGGCACAATGTCGACGCAGGGGAGGAGATCCGATACCTGCCAAGGCATCTGGCCGACCGCCTCCAGCTCGGTACAGATGACTGGTGGCTGTTGGACGATGCGATCGTATCCTTCACCACGTTCGATCCTGCCGGCAATTGGGTGGGCGGAGCCGTCACGAACGATCCCCGAATTGTGGCCTACTGTCAGGGGATTCGAGACTACGCCTGGGGTTCGGCCGTGCCCTATCTCGACTTCCGTGAGTCGGGGGCGCAGTGA
- a CDS encoding serine hydrolase domain-containing protein has protein sequence MTDTLDPEKLHTALEAVHHAGIPGTFAEVRADNRIWRGAAGFAEVATGRPVTADMRHRVGSVSKTFTAAAVLQQADNGEIALDTPIGHYLPRLVPCERGAAITVRMLLNHTSGLSDYLPQAFPSLTVFPAPPGTTQKSMDDNRFRKFHPTELIEMGISAPATRAPGETPGVYSNTNYLLLCQLLELVTGTTAEKCITGNVIERAGLQDTELPAGPHIDGPHAQHYEAWFGTIDPPRDYSVYDMSWVGPAASLISTVADLNRFFGLLLAGDIISESALTQMQRTVPVISFEGKTIDYGLGLHKRTVPGQGIHWGHDGSVWGGGALTLTSADRTRQMSLTVNLQRWNRIGSAPQPHPIDEAIEAFTELALSR, from the coding sequence ATGACCGACACCCTCGATCCCGAGAAGCTACACACCGCCCTGGAGGCCGTCCATCACGCGGGCATCCCCGGAACTTTCGCCGAAGTGCGCGCTGACAACCGAATCTGGCGTGGCGCAGCCGGATTCGCCGAGGTCGCCACCGGCCGCCCCGTCACCGCCGACATGCGACATCGCGTCGGCAGTGTCAGCAAGACCTTCACCGCTGCGGCTGTGTTGCAACAGGCCGACAATGGCGAAATAGCCCTCGACACCCCGATCGGCCACTACCTGCCACGGCTGGTTCCCTGCGAACGAGGTGCGGCGATCACGGTCCGGATGTTGCTCAACCACACCAGCGGCCTCTCCGACTATCTTCCGCAGGCCTTCCCGTCCCTCACGGTCTTCCCCGCCCCTCCGGGAACGACACAGAAGAGCATGGACGACAATCGGTTCAGAAAGTTTCATCCGACCGAGCTGATCGAGATGGGGATCTCGGCGCCTGCCACCAGGGCCCCGGGCGAGACGCCGGGGGTGTACTCGAACACCAATTACCTGCTCCTGTGCCAACTTCTGGAGTTGGTAACCGGTACCACGGCCGAGAAATGCATCACCGGCAACGTCATCGAGCGCGCCGGGCTCCAGGACACCGAGCTCCCGGCCGGACCGCATATCGACGGACCGCACGCACAGCACTACGAGGCGTGGTTCGGCACGATCGATCCGCCGCGTGACTACAGCGTCTACGACATGTCATGGGTGGGTCCGGCGGCTTCGCTGATCTCAACCGTCGCGGACCTGAACCGCTTCTTCGGCCTGCTGCTGGCCGGCGACATCATCAGTGAATCGGCGCTGACGCAGATGCAGCGCACCGTTCCGGTCATCTCCTTCGAGGGCAAGACCATCGACTACGGCCTCGGCCTGCACAAGCGGACGGTGCCCGGTCAAGGCATCCACTGGGGCCACGACGGCTCCGTCTGGGGCGGCGGCGCGCTGACTCTGACAAGCGCCGACCGCACACGGCAAATGTCCCTCACGGTGAACCTGCAGCGCTGGAACCGAATCGGCTCCGCGCCGCAGCCACATCCCATCGACGAGGCGATCGAGGCGTTCACCGAGCTCGCGCTATCGCGATGA
- the rox gene encoding rifampin monooxygenase translates to MIDVIIAGGGPTGLMLAAELRLQGVQPVVLEKETEPTAHVRSLGMHVRSAEILDQRGLLDRFLAVGTQHPLGGFFGGISKPRPERLDTAHPYVLGIQQPVTERLLAEHAVELGVEIRRGCEFVGLSQDADGVSVELADGTRLRSRYLVGCDGGRSTVRKLLGIEFPGEPARIEMLLGEMEVTAPPETLAAVVAEVRKTHKGFGAGPSGAGVYRIVVPAEGVAEERSVPPTLEEFKQQLRVFAGTDFGVHSPRWLSRFGDATRLAERYRVGRVLLAGDAAHVHPPMGGQGLNLGIQDAFNLGWKLAAVINGWAPDGLLDSYESERRPVAEDVLNNTRVQSELMSTEPGPQAVRRLLSELMDFDEVNRYLTEKSTAIGVRYNFGEGPELLGRRLRDITLKRGRLYDLMHDGRGLLLDQTGLLSVAGWADRVDHVVDISEELDAPAVLLRPDGHVAWVGDDQQDLLDHLPKWFGAAS, encoded by the coding sequence ATGATCGACGTGATCATTGCCGGTGGCGGACCGACCGGCTTGATGCTGGCCGCCGAATTGCGGCTGCAGGGAGTGCAGCCAGTGGTGCTGGAGAAGGAGACCGAGCCGACCGCGCATGTCCGGTCGCTCGGCATGCACGTGCGCAGCGCCGAGATCCTGGACCAGCGCGGTCTGCTGGACCGATTCCTCGCGGTCGGCACACAGCATCCGCTCGGCGGCTTCTTCGGCGGCATCAGCAAGCCACGGCCCGAGCGGCTGGACACCGCGCATCCCTATGTCCTGGGAATTCAGCAGCCCGTCACCGAACGGCTGCTGGCTGAGCACGCGGTCGAACTCGGCGTCGAGATCCGGCGCGGCTGCGAATTCGTCGGATTGAGTCAGGACGCGGACGGGGTGAGCGTCGAACTTGCCGACGGCACCCGGTTGCGCTCGCGCTACCTCGTCGGTTGTGATGGCGGGCGCAGCACCGTGCGCAAGCTGCTCGGCATCGAATTCCCCGGCGAGCCTGCCCGGATCGAGATGCTGCTGGGCGAGATGGAGGTGACCGCGCCGCCGGAGACGCTGGCGGCCGTGGTGGCCGAGGTTCGCAAGACGCACAAGGGATTTGGCGCGGGACCCTCAGGTGCCGGGGTGTACCGCATTGTTGTGCCCGCCGAGGGTGTGGCCGAGGAGCGGTCGGTGCCGCCGACCCTCGAGGAGTTCAAACAGCAGCTGCGGGTGTTCGCCGGCACCGACTTCGGCGTGCACTCACCGCGCTGGCTGTCCCGCTTCGGCGACGCCACTCGGCTTGCCGAGCGGTATCGGGTCGGGCGGGTGCTGCTCGCCGGTGACGCGGCGCATGTCCACCCGCCGATGGGAGGGCAGGGGCTGAATCTCGGTATCCAGGATGCGTTCAACCTCGGCTGGAAGCTGGCTGCGGTGATCAACGGCTGGGCACCGGACGGATTGCTGGACAGCTACGAATCCGAACGGCGCCCGGTCGCCGAGGACGTGCTGAACAACACCCGAGTGCAGTCCGAACTGATGTCCACCGAGCCGGGCCCCCAGGCTGTCCGCCGACTGCTGTCGGAGCTGATGGATTTCGATGAGGTGAATCGGTATCTGACCGAGAAGAGCACCGCGATCGGGGTTCGCTACAACTTCGGTGAAGGCCCCGAACTGCTGGGCCGACGGTTGCGGGACATCACGCTGAAGCGAGGGCGACTCTACGACCTGATGCACGACGGTCGCGGACTGCTGCTGGATCAAACCGGGCTGCTGTCGGTGGCAGGCTGGGCGGATCGGGTCGACCACGTCGTCGATATCAGCGAGGAGTTGGACGCGCCCGCGGTGCTGCTGCGGCCGGACGGGCACGTCGCGTGGGTCGGTGACGATCAGCAGGATCTGCTCGACCACCTGCCGAAATGGTTCGGCGCCGCCAGTTGA
- a CDS encoding MFS transporter, whose amino-acid sequence MATTAGAVLGQSKRQVGGAPSRPGVVLFIVCTAIFMLMLDATVVSAALADIRSDFDSSIDGLQWVIDAYALPLAGLLLTLGTAGDRFGRKRVFLCGMTVFTGASLALVLSGTILQLNALRAVQGVGAAMLFATALPLLAVAYPDARARAKAIGIYSAVMAAATVAGPVIGGALVTAFGWRSIFTINVPIGVVIFALALRRLPETPRHPDRRTDWLGSILLSGGLLAGVLGLTRGNSLGWTSLTIGILAATSAVLLTLFMVWQFRATHALFDVSMLRKPGFAGIAIIAVAHMATLMAASNYLAIFLINTMGFTPLQMGVRLVPLSIAALVAAPLGAVLAKRVPTAVSLPATMGLVVLGMWLLGGIDSTDSWIHFVPGMIIGGAGLGAITTVNQAAALTFASDENAGMASATFGTLRQVGMAVGVAGLGAMFSHRARDAAAHGLDAIQSAHNVTVTPDLRTQFLDGVAAGGGTNVVHAVPPEFASATPLLTDTAHTASIEGLNALFTLGTETALAATLVAAVFFAAGKWFATRRLG is encoded by the coding sequence ATGGCCACGACTGCCGGTGCTGTACTCGGACAATCGAAACGACAAGTCGGTGGTGCACCCTCCCGGCCCGGGGTGGTGCTGTTCATCGTGTGCACCGCGATCTTCATGCTGATGCTCGACGCCACCGTGGTGTCGGCCGCACTCGCCGATATCCGGAGTGATTTCGACTCGTCCATCGATGGGCTGCAGTGGGTGATCGACGCCTATGCCCTGCCCCTCGCCGGACTGCTGCTGACCCTCGGAACAGCTGGTGACCGGTTCGGCCGCAAACGGGTATTCCTGTGCGGCATGACGGTTTTCACCGGCGCGTCACTGGCGCTGGTGCTGTCGGGAACCATTCTTCAGTTGAATGCGCTGCGTGCAGTCCAAGGTGTCGGTGCGGCAATGCTTTTCGCCACCGCACTGCCGCTGCTCGCGGTGGCGTACCCGGATGCACGCGCACGGGCCAAGGCGATCGGGATCTACAGCGCGGTCATGGCCGCCGCCACGGTGGCCGGTCCGGTCATCGGTGGTGCTCTGGTCACCGCCTTCGGATGGCGGTCCATCTTCACGATCAATGTGCCTATCGGAGTGGTGATCTTCGCGCTGGCCCTGCGGCGTCTGCCCGAAACACCGCGCCACCCCGACCGCCGTACGGATTGGCTCGGCTCGATCCTGCTGTCGGGCGGCTTGCTGGCGGGAGTTCTGGGCCTGACCCGAGGTAACTCCCTCGGCTGGACGTCCCTGACCATCGGGATCCTCGCGGCCACTTCGGCGGTTCTGCTGACGCTGTTCATGGTGTGGCAGTTCCGCGCCACCCATGCGCTGTTCGATGTATCCATGCTGCGCAAGCCAGGATTCGCCGGCATCGCGATCATCGCGGTCGCACATATGGCGACGCTCATGGCCGCCTCCAACTACCTGGCCATCTTTTTGATCAACACCATGGGCTTCACTCCGCTGCAGATGGGCGTGCGTCTGGTGCCGCTGAGTATCGCGGCCCTGGTGGCCGCGCCGCTGGGAGCGGTTCTGGCCAAACGAGTTCCGACCGCGGTATCCCTTCCGGCCACCATGGGTCTGGTCGTGCTCGGAATGTGGCTGCTCGGCGGTATCGACAGCACCGACTCCTGGATTCATTTCGTGCCCGGAATGATTATCGGGGGCGCGGGACTGGGTGCGATCACGACCGTGAATCAGGCGGCGGCACTGACCTTCGCCTCCGATGAGAACGCGGGAATGGCCAGCGCGACCTTCGGAACCCTGCGCCAAGTCGGCATGGCGGTCGGCGTAGCGGGACTGGGAGCGATGTTCAGCCACCGCGCACGCGATGCGGCGGCGCACGGACTGGATGCCATCCAGTCCGCCCACAATGTCACTGTGACGCCAGACCTGCGCACCCAGTTCCTGGACGGTGTCGCCGCCGGCGGCGGAACCAACGTGGTCCATGCGGTGCCGCCGGAATTCGCCTCGGCGACTCCGCTTTTGACCGATACCGCGCATACGGCGTCGATCGAGGGCCTGAACGCGCTGTTCACCCTCGGCACCGAAACCGCCCTGGCCGCCACCCTCGTTGCCGCGGTCTTCTTCGCCGCCGGGAAGTGGTTCGCTACCCGGCGGCTCGGGTAG
- the rox gene encoding rifampin monooxygenase codes for MIDVIVAGAGPTGLMLATELRLHGVRALVLEKEAEPTKIVRALGMHARTIEVMDQRGLLDRFLALGKQHPLGGFFAGISKPQPERLDTTHAYVLSIPQPVTVHLLTEHALEVGVEIRSGSEVLGFIQDEEGVTVELADGTQLRSRYLVGCDGGRSTVRKLLGVEFPGESSKVDTLLGEVELTASAETLTAVMTEVRKTQLRFGAMPLGGGIFRLVVPAEGVAEDRTVPPTLDEVKQQLMATAGTDFGVHSPRWLSRFGDATRQAEHYRVGRVLLAGDAAHVHPPMGGQGLNLGIQDAFNLGWKLAAAVNGWAPDGLLDSYQAERHPVAADVLSDTRAQMELMSLEPGAQAVRRLLSELMDFDVVNRYLIENIVAIAIRYDFGEGHELLGRRLRDITLKRGRLYELLHGGRGLLLDQTGLLSVAGWADRVDHVVDISEELDAPAVLLRPDGHVAWVGDDQQDLLDHLPKWFGAAV; via the coding sequence ATGATTGATGTGATCGTTGCCGGTGCCGGGCCGACGGGCTTGATGCTGGCCACCGAATTGCGACTGCACGGGGTGCGGGCGCTCGTGCTGGAGAAGGAGGCCGAGCCGACCAAGATTGTGCGTGCGCTGGGCATGCACGCGCGCACCATCGAGGTGATGGACCAGCGCGGTCTGCTGGACCGGTTCCTCGCGCTCGGCAAGCAGCACCCGCTCGGAGGGTTCTTCGCGGGCATCAGTAAGCCGCAACCGGAGCGGCTGGACACCACGCATGCGTACGTCCTCAGCATCCCGCAGCCGGTCACGGTCCACCTGCTGACCGAACATGCCCTCGAGGTCGGCGTCGAAATTCGCAGTGGCAGTGAAGTACTCGGGTTCATTCAAGATGAGGAGGGGGTGACCGTCGAACTGGCCGACGGCACGCAGTTGCGCTCGCGCTACCTCGTCGGTTGCGACGGCGGCCGCAGTACGGTGCGCAAGCTGCTGGGCGTCGAATTCCCCGGTGAGTCGAGCAAGGTGGATACGCTGCTGGGCGAGGTGGAGCTCACCGCCTCGGCGGAAACGCTTACCGCCGTGATGACCGAGGTCCGCAAGACACAGCTGCGATTCGGCGCCATGCCGCTCGGGGGTGGAATCTTCCGCCTGGTCGTGCCCGCCGAGGGTGTGGCCGAAGATCGCACCGTCCCACCTACTTTGGATGAGGTGAAACAGCAGCTGATGGCGACCGCCGGCACCGATTTCGGTGTGCACTCGCCGCGCTGGCTGTCCCGCTTCGGCGACGCCACACGGCAGGCCGAGCATTATCGGGTCGGCCGCGTACTTTTGGCCGGCGATGCCGCACATGTCCACCCGCCGATGGGCGGGCAGGGCCTCAATCTCGGTATCCAGGACGCGTTCAATCTGGGCTGGAAACTCGCCGCTGCTGTCAATGGCTGGGCGCCGGACGGGCTGTTGGACAGCTACCAGGCCGAACGGCATCCGGTCGCCGCCGACGTGCTGAGCGACACCCGCGCGCAGATGGAATTGATGTCGCTCGAACCTGGTGCGCAGGCAGTGCGCCGGCTGCTGTCGGAACTGATGGATTTCGATGTGGTGAACCGGTATCTGATCGAGAACATTGTCGCGATCGCGATTCGGTACGACTTCGGCGAGGGGCACGAACTGCTGGGGCGGCGCCTGCGGGACATCACGCTGAAGCGGGGTCGTCTGTACGAACTGCTGCACGGCGGTCGGGGACTGCTGCTGGATCAAACCGGGTTGCTGTCGGTGGCAGGCTGGGCAGATCGGGTCGACCATGTCGTCGATATCAGCGAGGAGTTGGACGCGCCCGCGGTGCTGTTGCGGCCGGACGGGCACGTCGCGTGGGTCGGTGACGATCAGCAGGATCTGCTCGACCACCTGCCGAAATGGTTCGGGGCTGCCGTGTGA
- a CDS encoding RNA polymerase sigma factor gives MDALLLRELTPAVIGVLVRRGVDFATAEDAVQEALIQAALSWPDQQPADPKGWLVTVAWRKFLDAHRSEAARRDREQRVEAEPPPGPAEAADDTLQLYFLCAHPSLTPASAVALTLRAVGGLTTKQIAQAYLVPESTMAQRISRAKRTVSGIRFDQPGDVGTVLRVLYLVFNEGYSGDIDLSVEAIRLTRQLARQTKHEEVAGLLALMLLHHARRPARTRPDGSLVPLAEQDRTRWDTRLIAEGIDILQTALARDRLGEFQAQAAIAALHADARTAEETDWVQIVEWYDELLLLTDNPVARLNRAVAVGEADGPHAGLAELAHLDPALPRHTAVAAYLNERAGDPVTAATLYTEAAHSAPNLPERDHLTRQAARLKAQLRD, from the coding sequence CTGGACGCATTGCTGCTGCGGGAACTGACTCCCGCGGTGATCGGCGTCCTCGTGCGTCGTGGAGTCGATTTCGCGACGGCCGAGGACGCCGTGCAGGAGGCACTCATACAGGCCGCGCTGTCCTGGCCGGACCAGCAGCCCGCCGACCCGAAGGGCTGGCTGGTGACTGTTGCGTGGCGCAAGTTCCTCGACGCCCACCGCTCGGAAGCGGCGCGCCGCGACCGGGAGCAGCGGGTCGAGGCCGAGCCGCCGCCCGGCCCGGCCGAGGCAGCCGACGACACACTCCAGCTGTATTTTCTGTGCGCGCACCCGTCATTGACACCGGCCTCCGCCGTCGCGCTGACACTGCGCGCGGTCGGCGGTCTGACCACAAAGCAGATTGCACAGGCCTACCTAGTGCCGGAATCGACTATGGCCCAGCGCATCAGCCGGGCCAAGCGAACCGTCTCGGGCATCCGGTTCGACCAGCCAGGCGATGTCGGCACCGTCCTGCGCGTCCTCTACCTCGTCTTCAACGAGGGCTACTCCGGCGACATCGACCTCTCCGTAGAGGCAATCCGCCTCACCCGCCAACTGGCCCGCCAAACCAAGCACGAGGAAGTCGCGGGCCTACTCGCACTCATGCTGCTCCACCACGCCCGCCGCCCCGCCCGCACCCGCCCCGACGGCAGCCTCGTCCCTTTGGCCGAACAAGACCGCACCCGCTGGGACACCCGCCTGATCGCCGAGGGCATCGACATCCTCCAAACAGCCCTGGCCCGAGACAGATTGGGCGAATTCCAAGCCCAAGCCGCCATAGCCGCCCTCCACGCCGACGCCCGAACAGCCGAGGAAACCGACTGGGTACAGATCGTCGAGTGGTACGACGAACTACTACTTCTCACCGACAACCCGGTAGCGCGTCTCAACCGCGCCGTAGCGGTAGGCGAGGCCGACGGTCCCCACGCCGGCCTCGCCGAACTGGCCCACCTCGACCCCGCCCTCCCTCGCCACACCGCCGTCGCCGCATACCTGAATGAGCGCGCCGGTGACCCTGTAACCGCCGCAACCCTTTACACCGAAGCCGCCCACTCAGCCCCCAACCTCCCCGAACGCGACCACCTCACCCGCCAAGCCGCCCGCCTCAAAGCCCAACTACGCGATTGA
- a CDS encoding NUDIX domain-containing protein, which yields MSGRRDYYRDPNAPKANSLVPGGSALVIDDGGRILLQRRRDSGNWSLPGGIMEIGETLEECVVRETREETGLEIEITGLLGIYTDPEHVIAYADGEVRQEFSVTFYGCVCGGEVAVSDESTEVRFVGLDELADLPVHDTVRLRLQHHAEQRTQPYLG from the coding sequence ATGAGCGGACGGCGTGACTACTACCGAGATCCCAACGCGCCCAAGGCGAATAGTCTTGTGCCGGGTGGGTCTGCGCTGGTTATCGATGACGGGGGCAGGATTCTTCTGCAGCGGCGACGGGACTCGGGGAACTGGTCGTTGCCCGGGGGGATTATGGAGATCGGGGAGACGCTCGAGGAGTGTGTGGTGCGGGAGACCAGGGAGGAGACCGGGCTGGAGATTGAAATCACTGGGCTGCTTGGGATTTACACCGATCCGGAGCATGTGATCGCGTATGCCGATGGTGAGGTTCGTCAGGAATTCAGTGTCACGTTCTACGGGTGCGTCTGTGGGGGTGAGGTCGCAGTCAGTGACGAGTCGACCGAGGTTCGCTTTGTAGGGCTGGATGAGCTCGCGGACCTGCCGGTTCATGACACGGTGCGGCTGCGGCTGCAACATCACGCGGAGCAGCGTACTCAGCCCTATTTGGGCTGA
- a CDS encoding helix-turn-helix domain-containing protein, with protein sequence MTHSGAAHEQREALGARLRELRRDAGLTGRKLADSAGWHESKTSKIEYGKQTPSEADLRTWCTLTGSLDEFPDLIASLRNIQAAYMEFRRVLGTGTRRRQRMLSHIEGETQIMRWFEPMIIPGLLQTPDYIEWILSRIIRFYDIPNDVDEGVTARIERQQVLYRGTRRFSFVIAEQVLYTTAGQDSVMVEQLDRLLTAMALPRVQLGILPSAAIYEGPATNSFVMYDNKLVIVETVTAELTITQPREIALYGKLFDLLRAQTSYGEAARSLIHKAIEQRR encoded by the coding sequence GTGACCCACAGCGGCGCCGCGCATGAACAACGCGAAGCTCTCGGGGCACGTCTCCGGGAGCTTCGCCGTGACGCCGGACTTACCGGGCGCAAACTGGCGGATTCGGCCGGCTGGCACGAGTCGAAAACCAGCAAGATCGAGTACGGCAAGCAAACTCCGTCGGAGGCGGACCTTCGGACCTGGTGCACGCTCACTGGCAGTCTCGATGAATTCCCGGACCTGATCGCCTCGCTGCGGAACATCCAGGCTGCGTATATGGAGTTTCGCAGGGTCCTCGGAACCGGCACTCGTCGGCGTCAGCGGATGCTCTCGCATATCGAAGGTGAAACCCAGATCATGCGGTGGTTCGAGCCCATGATCATTCCCGGGCTCTTGCAGACGCCGGACTACATCGAATGGATCCTCAGCAGAATCATCCGCTTCTACGACATCCCCAATGATGTCGACGAGGGTGTGACGGCGCGGATCGAGCGCCAGCAGGTGCTGTACCGCGGAACCCGTCGCTTCTCATTCGTGATCGCCGAGCAGGTGCTGTATACGACTGCCGGACAGGACTCGGTGATGGTCGAACAACTCGATCGACTTCTGACGGCCATGGCCTTGCCGCGCGTGCAATTGGGAATCCTGCCCAGCGCGGCCATCTACGAAGGGCCCGCGACGAACAGCTTCGTCATGTACGACAACAAGTTGGTGATTGTCGAGACTGTCACCGCCGAGCTGACGATCACCCAGCCGCGGGAGATAGCGCTGTACGGCAAGCTTTTCGATCTGCTCCGTGCACAGACGAGCTACGGTGAGGCCGCCCGCAGCCTGATTCACAAGGCGATAGAGCAGCGTCGCTGA
- a CDS encoding YciI family protein, protein MAKYLLLKHYRGAPAAVNDVPMDQWTPEEISAHVQYMNDFAARLEDTGEYVDSQALSPEGTFVRFDGEGRPPVTDGPFAETKDVIAGWMVIDVDTYARALELAGELSAAPGAGGKPIHEWLELRPFLGHAPTITE, encoded by the coding sequence ATGGCAAAGTACTTGCTGCTCAAGCACTATCGTGGCGCGCCGGCCGCGGTCAACGACGTGCCGATGGACCAGTGGACTCCGGAGGAGATCTCGGCACACGTGCAGTACATGAACGACTTTGCCGCCCGGCTCGAGGACACCGGCGAGTACGTGGACAGTCAGGCGCTCTCTCCGGAGGGGACATTCGTCCGCTTCGACGGCGAGGGGCGGCCGCCGGTCACCGACGGACCGTTCGCCGAGACCAAGGACGTGATCGCCGGATGGATGGTGATCGACGTCGATACGTACGCGCGGGCGCTCGAACTGGCCGGTGAGTTGTCGGCGGCTCCGGGCGCGGGTGGGAAGCCGATTCACGAATGGCTCGAATTGCGCCCGTTCCTGGGCCACGCGCCGACGATTACCGAGTGA
- a CDS encoding AraC family transcriptional regulator, with protein sequence MGVVDFGGAPEGGWDFARAAGVGRLGGAMIGYRDVGGGGLDLRVAGTAAVTVVIGFGDQEVIVDDAVGRRRLGGFVVGLPIEAMRVRCRRAECVEVRLSPIQAYSLLGVSPADLGRGVVDLEDLWGARAVRLREQLADSRTWDERFALTKTFLAQCERPMRTPDAEVLAGWDRIVTSHGQLRIGELAESLGWSHKRLGARFESQIGLTPKRAAMLVRFRHAVDGLLAGRPIADVAVDSGYTDQAHLSRDVSIFADHTPGALTALYLPAISQHRHRAWGEFFQYRGGTLDR encoded by the coding sequence GTGGGAGTTGTGGATTTCGGCGGCGCGCCTGAGGGGGGTTGGGATTTCGCGAGGGCTGCTGGTGTTGGGCGGCTGGGCGGCGCGATGATCGGGTATCGCGATGTGGGTGGTGGTGGGCTGGATTTGCGGGTTGCGGGGACGGCGGCCGTGACTGTGGTGATCGGGTTCGGGGATCAGGAAGTGATCGTCGATGATGCGGTGGGGCGGCGGAGGCTCGGCGGGTTCGTTGTGGGGCTTCCTATCGAAGCGATGCGGGTCCGTTGTCGGCGGGCGGAGTGTGTCGAAGTGCGCTTGTCGCCGATACAGGCGTATTCGCTGTTGGGCGTTTCCCCGGCGGATCTGGGGCGAGGTGTTGTCGATCTGGAGGATTTGTGGGGGGCGCGAGCCGTGCGGCTGCGGGAGCAACTTGCGGACAGCCGGACCTGGGACGAGCGGTTCGCATTGACGAAAACGTTTTTGGCGCAGTGTGAGCGGCCGATGCGAACACCTGATGCGGAAGTGCTCGCCGGTTGGGATCGCATTGTCACCTCCCACGGCCAGTTGAGGATCGGTGAGCTCGCCGAATCCCTCGGATGGAGCCATAAGCGCCTGGGGGCGCGGTTCGAGTCCCAAATCGGCCTGACACCCAAGCGAGCGGCCATGCTGGTGCGATTCCGGCACGCGGTCGACGGCTTGCTCGCCGGCAGGCCGATTGCCGACGTCGCCGTGGACAGTGGCTACACCGATCAGGCCCATCTGTCCCGAGACGTATCGATTTTCGCGGACCACACGCCGGGAGCCCTGACGGCGCTGTATCTCCCCGCCATCTCCCAGCACCGGCACCGGGCCTGGGGAGAATTTTTCCAATACCGCGGGGGAACGCTCGATCGATAG